One stretch of Hevea brasiliensis isolate MT/VB/25A 57/8 chromosome 12, ASM3005281v1, whole genome shotgun sequence DNA includes these proteins:
- the LOC110636182 gene encoding dof zinc finger protein DOF1.6: protein MPSQSSDRRPQNNLGLQPPPKLAEPLPCPRCQSTNTKFCYYNNYNLSQPRHFCKSCRRYWTHGGTLRNVPVGGGTRKNSKRSRSSSSPNSTSSSTSTSTSTLSTVIHEPESLPVLANLDSALPLLKVEFSDNLNLNENLPVSENGNFISLLNSQKGPGFMGMVGYESGFGYGLCELGHGFGGRGTWPFSGLGYVNGGGTSGCNTWQVDDVEGGGGLVDEDCFSWPGLAISTAGKSLK from the coding sequence ATGCCATCGCAATCCAGCGACAGGCGACCCCAAAACAACTTGGGGTTACAGCCACCGCCGAAGCTGGCTGAGCCACTCCCTTGCCCAAGGTGCCAGTCCACAAACACCAAGTTCTGCTACTACAACAACTACAATCTCTCCCAGCCTCGCCATTTCTGCAAGTCATGCCGCCGCTACTGGACTCACGGTGGTACACTTCGAAACGTTCCCGTTGGCGGTGGGACACGCAAGAACTCCAAACGCTCTCGTTCCTCCTCTTCTCccaactccacttcttcttccaCTAGTACCTCAACTTCCACTTTGTCCACTGTGATTCATGAGCCTGAGTCCTTGCCTGTGCTCGCTAATCTTGACTCGGCGTTACCCTTGTTAAAGGTCGAGTTTTCGGATAATCTGAATCTGAATGAGAATCTTCCTGTAAGCGAGAATGGAAACTTCATCTCGCTTCTGAACTCGCAAAAGGGACCAGGGTTCATGGGGATGGTAGGTTACGAGTCGGGTTTTGGATACGGATTGTGCGAATTGGGGCATGGGTTTGGGGGTAGAGGGACTTGGCCATTTTCTGGCCTGGGGTATGTGAATGGAGGTGGTACTTCTGGGTGCAACACGTGGCAGGTGGATGATGTTGAAGGAGGAGGTGGGTTGGTGGATGAAGATTGCTTTTCTTGGCCTGGTCTAGCAATTTCCACTGCAGGCAAAAGTTTGAAGTGA
- the LOC110636183 gene encoding lysine histidine transporter-like 8, with amino-acid sequence MDERPETELISIPATPRASTPEILTPSGQRSPRPPSKEAKSSTAWTPTSFISPRFLSPIGTPMKRVLINMKGYLEEVGHLTKLNPQDAWLPITESRNGNAHYAAFHNLNAGVGFQALVLPVAFAFLGWSWGILSLTIAYCWQLYTLWVLVQLHEAVPGKRYNRYVELAQAAFGERLGVWLALFPTVYLSAGTATALILIGGETMKLFFQIVCGPLCSSNPLTTVEWYLVFTSLCIVLSQLPNLNSIAGLSLVGAITAITYSTMVWVLSISQQRPPSISYEPIFLPSSAASVFSVLNALGIVAFAFRGHNLVLEIQATMPSTFKHPAHVPMWKGAKVAYFFIAMCLFPIAVGGFWAYGNLMPSGGILNALYGFHSHDIPRGLLALTFLLVVFNCLSSFQIYSMPVFDSFEASYISRTNRPCSIWVRSGFRVFYGFVSFFIGVALPFLSSLAGLLGGLTLPVTFAYPCFMWVLIKRPTKYSFNWYFNWILGWLGIAFSLAFSIGGVWSIVNNGLRLKFFKPPN; translated from the exons ATGGATGAAAGGCCAGAGACGGAGCTCATTTCCATTCCGGCCACTCCGCGTGCCTCAACGCCGGAGATTCTAACTCCTTCGGGTCAACGATCGCCTAGGCCTCCTTCGAAGGAAGCGAAATCGTCGACTGCGTGGACGCCGACGTCTTTCATATCGCCGAGGTTTTTGAGTCCAATAGGGACGCCCATGAAGAGGGTTTTGATTAACATGAAGGGATATTTGGAGGAGGTGGGGCACCTCACCAAGCTCAACCCACAAGATGCTTGGCTACCCATTACCGAGTCTCGCAATGGCAACGCTCATTACGCCGCGTTTCATAATCTAAATGCTGGTGTTGGGTTTCAGGCCCTGGTTTTGCCTGTTGCCTTCGCTTTCCTTGGATG GAGTTGGGGAATATTGTCCTTGACCATAGCCTACTGTTGGCAACTTTATACCTTGTGGGTTTTAGTTCAGTTACATGAAGCTGTTCCTGGGAAGAGGTACAACAGATACGTCGAGCTCGCACAAGCTGCATTCG GGGAAAGGTTAGGCGTTTGGCTTGCTCTCTTTCCAACCGTTTATTTGTCAGCTGGAACTGCAACAGCTTTGATTCTTATAGGAGGAGAGACGATGAAACTCTTCTTCCAAATAGTTTGTGGGCCTCTCTGTTCGTCGAATCCCCTAACAACGGTTGAGTGGTACCTGGTATTCACTTCTCTGTGCATTGTACTGTCTCAGCTCCCAAACCTTAATTCAATTGCAGGACTTTCCCTTGTTGGTGCCATAACAGCAATAACATATTCCACCATGGTGTGGGTGCTATCTATTAGTCAACAAAGGCCACCTTCAATTTCCTATGAACCCATTTTTTTGCCATCCTCTGCTGCTTCTGTCTTTTCAGTACTGAATGCGCTTGGAATTGTAGCCTTTGCTTTCAGAGGGCATAATCTAGTCCTTGAGATTCAG GCGACAATGCCATCGACCTTTAAGCACCCAGCTCACGTACCCATGTGGAAAGGCGCCAAAGTTGCTTATTTCTTCATTGCCATGTGCCTTTTCCCTATTGCCGTTGGAGGCTTTTGGGCTTATGGAAATCTT ATGCCTTCAGGGGGAATTCTCAATGCTTTATATGGTTTCCACAGCCATGATATTCCTCGAGGACTTCTGGCATTGACTTTTCTGCTAGTTGTGTTCAATTGCTTAAGCAGTTTCCAGATATATTCAATGCCTGTTTTTGACAGTTTTGAAGCCAGCTACATCAGCCGTACCAACCGTCCATGCTCAATCTGGGTTCGGTCAGGATTTCGGGTTTTCTATGGGTTCGTCTCTTTCTTCATAGGGGTTGCACTTCCTTTCCTATCTAGTTTAGCTGGTTTACTGGGGGGACTTACCCTTCCAGTCACATTTGCATACCCTTGCTTCATGTGGGTTCTCATTAAAAGACCTACAAAGTAcagcttcaattggtatttcaactGGATCCTGGGTTGGTTGGGTATTGCATTTAGCTTGGCCTTTTCCATTGGAGGGGTTTGGAGTATCGTGAACAATGGTCTGAGATTAAAATTCTTCAAGCCACCGAATTAG